In Candidatus Paceibacterota bacterium, the following are encoded in one genomic region:
- a CDS encoding ABC transporter permease, producing MFQNIGEMVVLFWRTLVALPLTWRQRNKVFDQFFEIGNASLLMVCILSFFIGGVIALQTGPLLVERGLGSYVGGIVGYAIAKELAPVMMAILIAGRIGSAMAAEIGSMRVYQEIDALRTMNINPIHYLVLPRLTAIAVALPLLVTMAILVGWLGGVVVCSANDRIAVSSESFFNALRSAVALKDVANGVFKSFMFALIIGVVSCHQGLITRGGPRGIGRSVTKAVVNSIVLIVISDYLLTRVLLH from the coding sequence ATGTTTCAAAATATCGGAGAGATGGTAGTGCTGTTCTGGCGCACGCTGGTGGCGCTGCCGCTGACCTGGCGCCAGCGCAATAAGGTGTTCGACCAGTTCTTCGAAATTGGCAACGCCAGCCTGCTCATGGTTTGCATCCTTTCCTTCTTTATTGGGGGGGTCATCGCCTTGCAGACCGGTCCGCTGCTGGTCGAACGTGGCCTGGGCAGCTACGTCGGGGGGATCGTCGGCTATGCCATTGCCAAGGAACTGGCGCCCGTGATGATGGCAATCCTGATCGCCGGCCGGATCGGCTCGGCCATGGCAGCCGAAATCGGCTCCATGCGCGTTTACCAGGAAATTGATGCGCTCCGCACAATGAACATCAACCCCATCCACTACTTGGTGCTGCCGCGTCTCACCGCCATCGCCGTCGCCCTGCCGCTGCTGGTGACCATGGCAATCCTCGTCGGCTGGCTGGGTGGGGTGGTGGTGTGCTCTGCCAACGACCGGATTGCCGTCTCGTCCGAGTCGTTCTTCAATGCGCTGCGCTCCGCGGTGGCGTTGAAAGACGTGGCCAACGGCGTCTTCAAAAGCTTCATGTTTGCCTTGATCATCGGGGTTGTGTCCTGCCATCAGGGATTAATTACCCGGGGCGGACCGCGCGGCATCGGCCGCTCGGTCACCAAGGCGGTCGTCAACTCAATCGTGTTGATTGTAATCTCCGACTATCTCCTGACCCGGGTCCTCCTTCACTGA
- a CDS encoding ATP-binding cassette domain-containing protein — protein MSHQVGVGIQVRGLRKSFDGQEVLHGLDFEVQPGEVFVIMGPSGSGKTVLLKHLIGLEEPDAGEILIEGQPIQSPEVMSRYRMAMVFQSSALLNSLSVGENVGLYLSEHRLQPPAEIERIVAEKLEVVGLKGAEQKMPSELSGGMKKRVAIARALVIEPQLILYDEPTSELDPLSAVVIAEEIVQLNNRIQVTSLVVSHDRDLAFGVADRIAVINQGRILTIGTPDEVKQHGDPLVQQFLQANFKRL, from the coding sequence TTGTCGCATCAAGTTGGCGTCGGCATCCAGGTGCGCGGTTTGCGCAAGTCGTTTGACGGCCAGGAGGTGCTGCACGGCCTGGATTTCGAGGTGCAACCGGGGGAGGTCTTCGTTATCATGGGGCCCAGCGGCAGCGGCAAAACCGTCCTCCTCAAACATCTGATCGGTCTGGAGGAGCCCGATGCCGGGGAAATCCTCATCGAGGGCCAGCCTATTCAATCGCCCGAGGTCATGAGCCGCTACCGCATGGCGATGGTGTTTCAATCCAGCGCTCTGCTCAATTCGCTGAGCGTGGGGGAAAATGTTGGCCTTTACCTTTCCGAGCACCGGCTGCAGCCGCCGGCGGAAATCGAGCGCATTGTTGCCGAGAAACTCGAGGTCGTAGGCTTGAAGGGCGCCGAACAGAAGATGCCCAGCGAACTCTCCGGCGGCATGAAGAAGCGCGTCGCCATTGCCCGCGCCCTGGTCATCGAGCCACAACTGATTTTGTATGATGAGCCCACCAGCGAGCTCGACCCGCTTTCGGCGGTGGTCATCGCCGAGGAAATTGTCCAGCTCAATAACCGAATCCAGGTTACTTCGCTGGTCGTTTCCCATGACCGGGATCTCGCCTTTGGAGTCGCCGATCGCATCGCCGTCATCAACCAGGGCCGGATACTGACCATCGGCACTCCTGACGAGGTGAAGCAGCACGGAGATCCGCTGGTACAGCAATTCCTCCAAGCCAATTTCAAGCGCCTTTAA
- a CDS encoding MlaD family protein — protein MKNSLETRLGFFVALAVLAFAIILERVGSLEMFERGKQVNALFANIQDLKVGDRVKMAGVEVGRVQGIELTNNRVWVKMKLRPVAEVKTDSTATIKFTGLMGQNFVSIDFGTPRGEPLREDQYINTAEQADLSAMMQKIDKVAEGVENVTRSFTGFKIDTLVGPLRDFVTANKDPLTATISNMQAISFDLSSQISQGKGTLGKLVKDEALYYSALSTVSNLQDTATEIKATVADARKIVDQVNSGQGTVGKLLKEDTLYRETTESMTNLKEILQKVNQGQGTVGKLVNDQEFYKNAKLTLQKLDTTTESLEDQGPLSVLGLAVGTLF, from the coding sequence ATGAAAAACTCGTTGGAAACCCGTCTCGGCTTCTTTGTCGCCCTGGCCGTGCTGGCGTTTGCGATCATCCTCGAACGAGTGGGCAGCCTGGAGATGTTCGAGCGCGGCAAGCAGGTAAACGCCCTGTTCGCCAATATCCAGGACCTCAAGGTCGGCGACCGCGTCAAGATGGCCGGGGTTGAGGTCGGGCGTGTCCAGGGAATCGAGCTCACGAACAACCGCGTATGGGTAAAAATGAAGCTCCGCCCCGTCGCCGAGGTCAAGACCGACAGCACGGCCACCATCAAGTTCACCGGCTTAATGGGACAGAACTTTGTTTCTATTGACTTCGGCACGCCGCGCGGCGAACCGCTCCGGGAGGATCAGTACATCAACACCGCCGAGCAGGCCGACCTCAGCGCCATGATGCAGAAGATTGACAAGGTCGCTGAGGGCGTTGAAAACGTCACCAGGAGCTTTACCGGATTCAAGATTGACACGCTGGTCGGCCCGCTGAGGGATTTCGTCACGGCCAACAAAGACCCTCTCACAGCGACCATTTCCAACATGCAGGCGATCTCCTTCGACCTCTCCTCCCAGATTTCGCAAGGCAAAGGCACCCTGGGGAAACTCGTCAAGGATGAGGCGCTCTATTACTCCGCCCTCTCGACCGTCAGCAACCTCCAGGACACGGCAACCGAAATCAAGGCGACGGTAGCCGACGCGCGCAAAATCGTTGACCAGGTCAACTCCGGCCAGGGCACCGTCGGGAAGCTCCTGAAGGAGGACACGCTCTATCGTGAAACGACCGAATCCATGACCAACCTAAAGGAGATTCTGCAGAAGGTCAACCAGGGCCAGGGCACAGTCGGCAAACTCGTCAACGACCAGGAATTCTACAAGAACGCGAAGCTGACCTTGCAGAAGCTCGACACGACCACCGAGAGCCTGGAGGACCAGGGGCCGCTGAGCGTTCTGGGCCTGGCCGTTGGCACCCTGTTCTGA
- a CDS encoding methylated-DNA--[protein]-cysteine S-methyltransferase, whose product MATKTYIEARTCGIRIPTPEGEFMAHYSGKGLCGLNFPSNASRRSKSPHTTRVPALVRRWHSVSSRALKLALTGQPPRKLPPLDLSAGTDFQQQVWRALRRIGWGRTWSYAQVARAIGNPEASRAVGRACGANPIPVFVPCHRVLAADHSLGGFSGGLSWKRALLRREGVGRFDPKPGSNRRSL is encoded by the coding sequence ATGGCGACTAAGACTTATATTGAAGCACGCACTTGTGGAATACGGATTCCAACTCCCGAAGGCGAGTTCATGGCCCATTACTCCGGGAAAGGCCTGTGCGGCCTGAATTTCCCATCGAATGCGAGCCGGCGGAGCAAGAGTCCGCACACAACGCGGGTGCCGGCGCTGGTCCGCCGCTGGCACTCGGTGTCCAGCCGGGCACTCAAGCTGGCGCTGACCGGCCAGCCCCCAAGAAAGCTGCCACCGCTGGATCTGTCCGCCGGCACTGACTTTCAACAGCAGGTATGGCGAGCCTTGCGCCGGATCGGCTGGGGTCGAACGTGGAGCTACGCACAAGTAGCGCGGGCCATCGGCAACCCGGAAGCAAGTCGCGCGGTAGGCCGCGCCTGCGGCGCCAATCCTATTCCGGTCTTTGTGCCCTGCCACCGCGTTTTGGCGGCGGATCACAGCCTGGGTGGATTCTCGGGCGGGCTGAGTTGGAAACGCGCGCTGCTGCGGCGCGAGGGCGTCGGGCGGTTTGACCCCAAGCCGGGGTCCAACCGCAGAAGCCTGTAG
- a CDS encoding MFS transporter — protein MSQPAASTFSRMQYPPGFRARRGLNWGFLGLLYTSFYMCRYNLSIANKSISEEYGFSRGDMGYIITTSLFAYACGQIINGLLTDRIGGKRAMLVGAAGTIVMNILFGAASFAGMLGLFIAIRGVDGYLQAFGAPGMVKINTAWFAHRERGRFSGIFGFMINLGRLGIFTLGPALLAGFCILGLINVPPLHWRWLFWTPSVICALVAVGMALTVKETPEEAGFQGVIRDESSSGDMGVTAQFSQVIRAIVSNPAVWITACAYACTGAVRQAVDQWFPRYMQDLYNVDLRSIRFQFLAFLIPFVASAGSLIAGYVSDTLFKGRRAPVAAILYFVETIIILLAAQFHSTNAAILFLVLISFTANSTHSILGSAAPMDIGGRRMAGFALGLIDSFQYFGGSLAGYVLGNLLDRSLGNYFYFMAPFGFIGGLLMLTIRGKISHGPKATAPSGGTRQASG, from the coding sequence ATGAGCCAACCTGCTGCTTCTACCTTTTCGCGCATGCAATACCCGCCGGGCTTCCGCGCGCGGCGCGGGTTGAACTGGGGATTTCTCGGCCTGTTGTACACCTCGTTCTACATGTGCCGCTACAACCTCTCGATTGCGAATAAGTCAATCAGTGAGGAGTATGGGTTTAGCCGGGGCGATATGGGCTACATTATCACGACGTCCCTCTTCGCTTATGCCTGCGGCCAGATCATCAACGGGCTGCTCACCGATCGCATCGGAGGCAAGCGGGCCATGCTGGTCGGCGCGGCCGGGACAATCGTGATGAACATCCTGTTCGGCGCGGCCTCATTCGCGGGGATGCTGGGTCTGTTCATCGCGATACGGGGAGTGGACGGCTACCTGCAAGCCTTCGGCGCGCCGGGCATGGTGAAGATCAATACGGCCTGGTTCGCGCACCGTGAGCGGGGGCGCTTTTCGGGCATTTTCGGCTTCATGATCAACCTGGGCCGGTTGGGCATCTTTACGCTCGGTCCGGCGCTGCTGGCTGGCTTTTGCATTCTCGGGTTGATCAACGTGCCGCCCTTGCATTGGCGTTGGTTGTTCTGGACCCCCTCGGTGATTTGTGCGCTCGTTGCCGTCGGGATGGCGCTGACAGTAAAGGAAACGCCGGAAGAGGCCGGCTTCCAGGGAGTCATTCGAGACGAGAGCAGTTCCGGGGACATGGGAGTCACGGCCCAATTCTCGCAGGTGATCCGGGCCATCGTGAGCAACCCGGCGGTATGGATCACCGCCTGCGCCTACGCCTGCACCGGGGCGGTTCGGCAAGCCGTGGACCAGTGGTTTCCCCGCTACATGCAGGATCTCTACAACGTGGATCTGCGCTCGATTCGGTTCCAGTTTCTCGCGTTCCTGATTCCCTTTGTGGCATCGGCCGGCTCGCTGATCGCCGGTTACGTTTCGGACACGCTATTCAAAGGGAGGCGCGCGCCCGTCGCCGCAATACTCTACTTCGTGGAGACGATTATAATTCTCCTGGCGGCCCAATTCCACAGCACCAACGCCGCCATCCTGTTCCTGGTCCTTATTTCATTCACCGCCAATTCCACCCACTCGATCCTGGGATCGGCCGCGCCGATGGACATCGGCGGGCGGCGGATGGCAGGGTTTGCGTTGGGGTTGATTGACTCGTTCCAGTACTTCGGCGGGAGCCTGGCTGGTTACGTTCTGGGCAACTTGCTTGACCGAAGCCTCGGCAATTACTTCTATTTCATGGCGCCTTTCGGATTCATCGGCGGTTTGCTGATGCTTACGATTCGAGGCAAAATCAGCCACGGACCAAAAGCAACCGCGCCATCCGGAGGGACTCGCCAGGCCAGCGGCTAG
- a CDS encoding glycosyl hydrolase family 57, which yields MSDLPEYVGSLPNVCGAEGQVQAALRASRARQIFRAENWIDFNRVNSAFALALHMHQPLIPAGGPSLATAEIISNLRHMRDNPGIGDNHNASVFHWCYKRMGEFIPQLADEGKQPRVMLEYSGTLLHGLRQMGLHDVFDNLKRITCDHRYRNAVEWLGAPWGHAVAPSTPVQDYRLHVLAWQHHFAAIFGFEALGRVRGFSPAEMALPNHPDTAYEFVKTLKDCGYQWVLVQEHTVERPDSGHGPERKHLPHRLICRNSRGQEAAIVAIIKTQGSDTKLVAQMQPYYEAKGLPRWELAGRQVPPLVTQIADGENGGVMMNEFPPKYLEVIRECSGSNTPAMNVTEYLEHIFALGVKEEDLPVVQPICQKRIWDRFKPGEGAERLGQIIKQLKQEDHRFHMEGGSWTNNISWVRGYESLLSSMEKGSSLFYEKVLKPGLPTSDGRFRNALFHLLCSQTSCYRYWGHGIWTDYGREICRRLEAILTHDF from the coding sequence ATGAGTGATTTGCCGGAATACGTTGGCAGCCTCCCGAACGTCTGCGGCGCAGAAGGCCAGGTGCAAGCGGCCCTGCGCGCCAGCCGCGCGCGTCAGATCTTCAGAGCGGAGAATTGGATTGACTTTAACCGCGTCAACAGCGCGTTTGCCCTCGCGCTGCACATGCACCAGCCGCTCATCCCGGCCGGCGGCCCCAGCCTCGCCACCGCCGAAATCATCAGCAACCTCAGGCACATGAGGGACAACCCGGGCATCGGCGACAACCACAACGCCTCCGTCTTCCACTGGTGTTACAAACGCATGGGCGAGTTCATCCCCCAGTTGGCGGACGAAGGCAAACAGCCGCGGGTGATGCTCGAATACTCCGGCACCCTCCTGCACGGCCTGCGCCAGATGGGGCTCCATGACGTGTTCGACAACCTCAAGCGCATCACCTGCGACCACCGCTACCGGAACGCCGTGGAATGGCTCGGCGCCCCGTGGGGCCACGCGGTGGCGCCCTCCACGCCAGTGCAGGATTACCGTCTGCATGTCCTGGCCTGGCAACACCACTTCGCGGCCATATTCGGCTTCGAGGCGCTGGGCCGCGTGCGCGGCTTCTCCCCGGCGGAAATGGCCCTGCCCAATCACCCGGACACGGCCTACGAGTTCGTAAAGACGCTCAAGGACTGCGGCTACCAGTGGGTCCTGGTCCAGGAACACACCGTCGAGCGCCCCGACTCCGGTCACGGACCCGAGCGCAAACACCTGCCCCACCGCCTGATCTGTCGCAATTCCCGCGGACAGGAAGCCGCTATCGTTGCCATCATCAAGACCCAGGGCAGCGACACCAAGCTGGTCGCCCAAATGCAGCCCTACTACGAGGCCAAGGGACTCCCACGCTGGGAACTCGCCGGCCGACAGGTCCCCCCGCTGGTAACGCAAATCGCCGACGGGGAGAACGGCGGCGTGATGATGAACGAATTCCCGCCCAAGTATCTGGAAGTCATCCGCGAATGCTCCGGATCGAACACACCCGCCATGAATGTCACCGAATACCTGGAGCACATCTTCGCGCTGGGCGTGAAGGAGGAGGACCTGCCCGTCGTGCAGCCGATCTGCCAGAAGCGCATCTGGGACCGGTTCAAGCCGGGCGAGGGCGCCGAGCGCCTCGGGCAGATCATCAAGCAACTCAAGCAGGAGGATCACCGCTTTCACATGGAGGGCGGCAGTTGGACGAACAATATTTCCTGGGTGCGGGGCTACGAATCGCTGCTCAGTTCGATGGAAAAAGGCAGTTCGCTCTTCTACGAAAAGGTGCTCAAGCCCGGTCTGCCCACCAGCGACGGCCGCTTCCGCAACGCCCTGTTCCACCTGCTCTGCTCCCAAACCAGTTGTTACCGCTATTGGGGCCATGGCATATGGACCGATTACGGCCGTGAAATCTGCCGCCGCCTGGAGGCGATCCTGACGCACGATTTCTGA
- a CDS encoding L-threonylcarbamoyladenylate synthase produces the protein MDKKPLANAEVMPTHTPELFRAALRRAVELLRAGEVVALPTETVYGLAANAWNASAVERIFQVKGRPAHNPIIVHVASLEMARRCVAAWPALAGKLGEAFWPGPLTLVLPRAKDIPSIITAGGPTVGVRWPSHPFIQAVIQECGFPLAAPSANPSNRVSPTTAEHVRKAMGDRIGLIVDGGAAQVGIESTVLDISDSPPRLLRPGMIHEQALLAVSGRLAVRGNKNSEVLRSPGLLRTHYSPKARLVVWSWEGEAELEARSARSRVAKANIHVIVHTRVPSAAGFGKVSVIPHDATAFARAIYAVLHRCDEEGAELIVVEALPDGPEWHAIADRLRRAAA, from the coding sequence GTGGACAAGAAACCGCTTGCCAATGCGGAAGTTATGCCGACGCATACGCCGGAGTTGTTCCGGGCCGCGTTGCGGCGGGCAGTGGAGTTGCTGCGCGCCGGGGAGGTGGTCGCGCTCCCGACTGAGACGGTTTACGGGCTGGCGGCGAACGCATGGAACGCGAGTGCGGTGGAGCGCATATTCCAGGTCAAAGGGCGCCCGGCGCACAATCCCATCATCGTGCATGTCGCGAGCCTTGAGATGGCGCGGCGTTGTGTGGCGGCGTGGCCGGCGCTGGCGGGCAAGCTGGGAGAGGCATTTTGGCCCGGGCCGCTGACGTTAGTGCTGCCGCGGGCGAAGGATATTCCCAGTATCATCACCGCGGGAGGACCGACGGTGGGGGTGCGCTGGCCGAGCCATCCCTTTATCCAGGCCGTGATTCAGGAGTGCGGCTTCCCGCTGGCGGCGCCCAGCGCGAATCCATCGAACCGGGTTTCGCCCACCACCGCTGAGCATGTGCGCAAGGCGATGGGTGACAGGATCGGGCTGATCGTGGACGGAGGTGCGGCGCAAGTCGGCATCGAGTCCACTGTGTTGGATATCTCCGATTCGCCGCCGCGGTTGCTGCGGCCAGGCATGATCCATGAGCAGGCGCTGCTGGCGGTGTCCGGGCGACTGGCTGTCAGAGGGAACAAGAATTCGGAAGTATTGAGGAGTCCCGGCTTGCTGAGGACGCATTACTCGCCCAAGGCAAGGCTGGTGGTGTGGTCATGGGAGGGTGAGGCGGAACTGGAAGCCCGCAGCGCAAGGAGCAGAGTCGCAAAGGCGAACATCCACGTGATTGTCCACACGCGGGTTCCTTCAGCGGCTGGGTTTGGCAAGGTGTCAGTGATTCCGCACGATGCGACGGCATTTGCGCGGGCAATCTATGCGGTGCTGCACCGATGCGACGAAGAGGGGGCCGAGTTGATCGTGGTAGAGGCGCTGCCGGATGGCCCGGAATGGCACGCGATTGCGGATCGGTTGCGGCGGGCGGCGGCCTGA
- a CDS encoding DUF2961 domain-containing protein, with the protein MRNLRSLLTVIPVAVACCLANSNAADGEFSGLDSSLGNLYRLSKAQSRSISPENFTGEKGKAGMATEGTGKGAARDLGQGWKVSPSVRIKAKTTFTLGEIKGPGCIQQIWMTPTGNWRRSIIRFYWDGEDHPSVECPVGDFFACGWGKYCQINSLAVCVNPGSAFNCYWQMPFRKKARITMENTDDKDMVLYYQVNYTLANVPKDAAYFHAQFRRETPLKQKGLYTILEGVEGQGQYVGTYLAWEVHSPGWWGEGEIKFFMDGDKKFPTICGTGTEDYFCGSYNFENRETKKYQVFSTPYTGLAQVLPPDKAYEVGQQFGLYRWHIPDPVRFEKDLKVTIQALGWQEGGRYLQLEDNIASVAYWYQDEPHARFPQLPAGL; encoded by the coding sequence ATGAGAAACCTTCGTTCCCTACTCACCGTGATTCCTGTTGCAGTCGCGTGCTGCCTTGCGAACTCCAATGCCGCGGATGGCGAGTTCAGCGGCCTCGATTCCAGCCTTGGCAACCTCTACCGCCTCTCCAAGGCCCAATCACGTTCCATCAGCCCGGAAAACTTCACGGGAGAGAAGGGCAAGGCCGGCATGGCCACCGAAGGCACCGGCAAAGGCGCGGCGCGCGACCTGGGGCAGGGCTGGAAGGTCTCCCCGTCAGTCCGCATCAAGGCCAAGACCACCTTCACCCTGGGCGAAATCAAAGGCCCCGGCTGCATCCAGCAGATCTGGATGACGCCCACCGGCAATTGGCGGCGGTCCATCATCCGATTTTACTGGGACGGCGAGGACCACCCTTCGGTCGAGTGCCCTGTGGGCGATTTCTTCGCCTGCGGCTGGGGCAAGTATTGCCAGATCAACTCCCTGGCGGTGTGTGTCAACCCCGGCAGCGCCTTCAACTGCTACTGGCAGATGCCCTTCCGCAAGAAGGCCCGCATCACCATGGAAAACACGGACGACAAGGATATGGTCCTCTACTACCAGGTCAACTACACGCTGGCCAACGTGCCCAAGGACGCCGCCTACTTCCATGCGCAGTTCCGCCGCGAAACGCCGCTCAAGCAAAAGGGCCTCTACACCATCCTGGAGGGCGTTGAAGGCCAGGGCCAGTACGTTGGCACCTACCTCGCCTGGGAGGTCCACAGCCCTGGCTGGTGGGGCGAGGGCGAGATCAAGTTCTTCATGGATGGCGACAAGAAGTTCCCGACTATTTGCGGCACCGGCACGGAGGATTATTTCTGCGGCTCCTATAACTTCGAAAACCGCGAGACAAAGAAATACCAGGTATTCTCGACCCCCTACACCGGCCTCGCCCAGGTCCTCCCGCCGGACAAGGCCTACGAAGTGGGCCAGCAGTTCGGCCTCTACCGCTGGCACATCCCCGACCCGGTGCGCTTTGAAAAGGACCTCAAGGTCACCATCCAGGCGCTGGGCTGGCAGGAGGGCGGCCGCTATCTCCAGTTGGAGGACAATATCGCCTCCGTTGCTTATTGGTACCAGGACGAACCTCACGCGCGGTTCCCGCAACTCCCGGCAGGACTGTAA
- a CDS encoding sugar phosphate isomerase/epimerase family protein has protein sequence MKTTGLALSAALLPTADPLLAAGKKKWPVGCRDAHLKAAGMPDSWSCMKALGAKCAEVNVGLDLTCGSLFHPQRNYTLATPDGIQMLKEDLAASGCRISAFMMANRFDERLEEELDCARRLVPAAQQLGVNVIRIDVVPRKLDGDQFLPFAVGACKRLCAIAEDTPIRYGIENHGKITNDPRFLDRLFDGVGSDKLGLTLDCANFYWWGHPVEDLYPIYKQFAPRAFHTHCKSIRYPADKRNVRREMGWEYGKYCCPIYEGDLDFKRIVKILRRANYQGDLCIENESLGRFPENQRADVLRKEIAMLKKLA, from the coding sequence ATGAAAACCACCGGCCTCGCCCTGTCGGCCGCGCTGCTTCCCACCGCCGACCCGCTGCTGGCCGCGGGAAAGAAGAAATGGCCGGTCGGCTGCCGCGATGCCCACCTCAAAGCCGCCGGCATGCCCGACAGTTGGTCCTGCATGAAAGCTCTCGGCGCGAAATGCGCCGAGGTCAACGTCGGACTGGATCTCACCTGCGGCAGCTTGTTCCATCCGCAGCGCAACTACACCCTGGCCACCCCCGACGGCATCCAAATGCTTAAGGAAGACCTTGCCGCCAGCGGCTGCCGCATCAGCGCCTTTATGATGGCCAACCGCTTCGACGAGCGACTCGAAGAGGAATTGGATTGCGCCCGCCGCCTCGTCCCAGCCGCCCAACAGCTCGGCGTCAACGTCATTCGCATTGACGTCGTGCCCCGCAAGCTCGACGGCGACCAGTTCCTGCCCTTCGCCGTGGGCGCCTGCAAACGCCTCTGCGCCATCGCCGAAGATACGCCCATCCGCTACGGCATCGAGAACCACGGCAAGATCACCAACGACCCGCGCTTTCTGGACCGCCTCTTCGACGGCGTCGGCTCCGACAAGCTTGGCCTGACCCTCGACTGCGCCAACTTCTACTGGTGGGGCCATCCGGTGGAGGACCTCTATCCCATCTACAAGCAGTTCGCCCCGCGCGCCTTCCACACCCACTGCAAAAGCATCCGCTACCCCGCCGACAAGAGGAATGTGCGGCGTGAAATGGGCTGGGAATACGGCAAATACTGCTGCCCCATCTACGAAGGCGACCTGGACTTCAAACGCATCGTCAAGATCCTCCGCCGGGCCAATTACCAGGGCGACCTCTGCATCGAGAACGAGTCCCTCGGCAGATTCCCGGAGAACCAGCGCGCCGATGTCCTGCGCAAGGAAATCGCGATGCTCAAAAAGCTGGCGTAG
- a CDS encoding glutaredoxin family protein, which translates to MSVKSKRVRLFVKPYCGWCHKAERWLDEKGVDYERVDVIADEAAYDEMIQLSGQDLAPVLDVGGKILADFGPDQLAAFWKKLEH; encoded by the coding sequence ATGAGCGTGAAATCAAAACGCGTCCGGCTTTTCGTCAAACCCTACTGCGGGTGGTGCCACAAAGCCGAACGCTGGCTCGACGAAAAGGGAGTGGACTACGAGCGGGTGGATGTGATTGCCGATGAGGCCGCTTACGACGAGATGATCCAGCTCTCCGGACAGGACCTGGCGCCGGTATTAGACGTGGGCGGCAAGATCCTGGCCGATTTCGGCCCCGACCAATTGGCCGCCTTCTGGAAGAAGCTGGAGCATTAG
- the lipA gene encoding lipoyl synthase — MTPAATTPRPRLPKWLRTRLPTTDSFAHTRALLEELKLHTVCQSAACPNHWECWSKGTATFMIGGNRCTRACGFCAVTTAKPFALDADEPSRVAVATQRLKLRHVVITAVARDDLPDGGADHFRRTIEAVRALNPRAIVEVLTPDFNARAAAIDAVLAARPHIFNHNLETVRRLTPTVRSRATYDRSLSVLQQVKEKTGGTLYTKSGLMLGLGETEEELFTALGDLRRVGCDLLTLGQYLQPTLNNLPVVRFITPEKFAEYGSRARQMGFLHVASAPMVRSSYHADEVSLPLPTDASTSSALL; from the coding sequence TTGACGCCCGCCGCAACCACGCCACGCCCGCGACTTCCAAAGTGGCTGCGCACACGCCTGCCCACCACCGACAGCTTTGCCCACACCCGCGCCCTGCTGGAAGAACTCAAGCTCCACACCGTCTGCCAGAGCGCCGCCTGCCCGAACCACTGGGAATGCTGGAGCAAAGGCACCGCCACCTTCATGATCGGCGGCAACCGCTGCACCCGGGCCTGTGGTTTCTGCGCCGTCACCACCGCCAAACCCTTCGCCCTGGATGCCGACGAGCCGTCCCGCGTAGCCGTGGCCACCCAACGCCTGAAACTCAGGCACGTTGTCATTACCGCGGTGGCGCGCGACGATCTCCCGGACGGCGGCGCGGACCATTTCCGGCGCACGATCGAGGCGGTGCGCGCGCTAAACCCGCGCGCAATTGTCGAGGTGCTCACCCCGGACTTCAACGCGCGCGCGGCGGCCATTGACGCCGTGCTGGCCGCCCGCCCGCACATCTTCAATCACAACCTCGAAACCGTGCGCCGGCTCACGCCAACGGTCCGTTCGCGGGCGACCTACGACCGTTCGCTCAGCGTCCTGCAGCAGGTGAAGGAAAAGACCGGCGGAACCCTCTACACCAAGTCCGGTCTTATGCTGGGTTTGGGCGAGACGGAGGAAGAACTGTTCACCGCCCTGGGGGATTTGCGGCGTGTTGGCTGCGACCTGCTGACGCTTGGCCAGTACCTCCAGCCAACGCTCAATAACCTGCCGGTGGTGCGGTTCATAACGCCGGAGAAGTTCGCCGAATACGGCTCGCGCGCCCGGCAAATGGGTTTCCTCCACGTCGCCAGCGCGCCGATGGTGCGCAGTTCCTACCACGCGGATGAGGTCAGCCTGCCGCTGCCAACCGACGCTTCCACGTCGTCGGCGCTACTGTAA